The segment ATGTTTTTTTTCGATCGGTATCAGTCGAAATATGCATGAGCGTTGTCGCCATCAATACGGCCGCATAACGTGGTCATGCCGGAAACGGCTAACCGGCTGGTTCATCTCGCGTCTGAACTCGCCGGCTGGCCGCGGACGGTACTTCCCCCAGGGCCGGCCGCGCAGTGCGCGCGCCGGCCCGCCTCTTTCGCTGACGCGGTGCAGCAACCCGGCGCGCGGGGCACCGCGCTGGAGCGGTTGCGCGGGCTGGCCGGCCGCGAATGCTGCACTGCAGATTGCACATTCATGACACGCGGGAGAACCATGATCATGACGCGCGGCGCACCGATGCCGCGCATCGCGTCGCGCGCTGCACCGCCGTGGTGCGGCATGCCGCCGGAGCGTGCCGGCGCCGCGGCGAAATGAGGGAAGCGCGGGGGAATCGCAAGGCACGCTCCTTGCTCCGCAGTCGATACGCCGGTCCGGCATGCGCAATGCCGGGAAAAACGATGGAGAACAAATCGATGAAGCCATTCGATGAAATGCTGCAATCCGGCGACATGGTCAGGACGCCTTACGCGCGCCTGAAGCAGTGGCTCGACACGCAGAACCCCGCGAGCCTCGCCCAGAAAGCCCACGACGCGGAGGGCGTGTTCCGCAAGACGGGCATCACGTTCGCCGTGTACGGCGACGCGGAGGCCGCCGAGCGGCTGATCCCGTTCGACATCGTGCCGCGCATTATTTCCGGCAATGAGTGGAATCGGCTGTCGCTCGGCATCGAGCAGCGCGTGATGGCGCTCAATGCGTTCCTCGACGACATCTACCACCGCCAGGAAATCGTGCGCGCGGGGATCGTGCCGAAGCACCTGATCGCGCACAACGAAGCGTTCCTGCCGGAGATGATCGACTTCCGGCCGCCCGGCAACGTTTACACGCACATCATCGGCGTCGACATCGTGCGCACCGGCGAGAACCAGTTCTACGTGCTCGAGGACAACGCGCGCACGCCGTCCGGCGTGTCGTACATGCTGGAAAACCGCGAGACGATGATGCAGCTCTTCCCCGAGCTGTTCCAGCAGGTCAAGGTGCGGCCGGTGGAGACCTATCCGCAGATGCTGCGCCAGTCGCTCGCCGCGGTCTGCCCGCCGGGCGGCAACGCCGACAACCCGACCATCGCCGTGCTGACGCCCGGCATCCACAATTCCGCGTACTACGAACATTCGTTCCTCGCCGACCAGATGGGGGTGCACCTCGTCGAGGGCAGCGACCTGCAGGTGATCGACGACCGCGTCGCGATGCGCACGACCGAGGGCTTCCGGCCGATCGACGTGCTGTACCGCCGCGTCGACGACGCGTTCCTCGACCCGCTGACGTTCCGCCCCGATTCGGCGCTCGGCGTCGCGGGGATCATGGACGTGTACCGCGCGGGCAACATCACGATCGCGAACGCGCCGGGCACCGGCATCGCCGACGACAAGGCGATCTATTCGTACATGCCGGAAATCGTCGAGTTCTACACGGGCCGCAAGGCGCTGCTCGAGAACGTGCCGACCTGGCGCTGCGGCGAGGCGGACAGCCTGAAGTACGTGCTCGAGCATCTCGACGAACTGGTCGTGAAGGAAGTGCACGGCTCGGGCGGCTACGGGATGCTCGTCGGTCCGTGCGCGTCGAAGGCCGAGATCGAAGCGTTCGCCGCGAAGCTGCGCGCGCGCCCGGCGAACTACATCGCGCAACCCACGCTGGCGTTGTCCACGACGCCGATCCTGACCGAGGCGGGCCTCGCGCCGCGGCACGTCGACCTGCGGCCGTTCGTGCTGGTGTCGGATCGCATCCGCATCACGCCGGGCGGGCTCACGCGCGTCGCGCTGAAGGAGGGCTCGCTCGTCGTCAACTCGAGCCAGGGCGGCGGCACCAAGGACACCTGGGTGCTGGCCGACTGAGCGGAACACGGCGACAGCGCGCGCCGGCAACGGCCGCGCGCGAACGGAAACCAGACGGAGTGGACACAAGATGCTTCTTGGACGCACAGCGAGCGGTCTCTACTGGATGTACCGCTATATCGAGCGCGCGGAGAACACCGCGCGGATCGTCGACGCCGGGCTGCGGATGGCGCTCACGCGCACGTCCGACGCGCCGGCCGAATGGTCGTCGGTGCTCGTCAGCTCGGGCGCGGACGACGGCTACCGCGAGAAATACGACGCCTACGCGGCCGACACCGTGACCGACTACCTGCTGCGCGACCGCGACAACCCGTCGAGCGTGCTGTCGTGCATCGAGGCCGCGCGCTCGAACGCGCGGATGGTGCGCACGGCGCTCACGCGGGAGGCGTGGGAGAGCGTGAATGGCGCATGGCTGTCGCTGCGGCGCGTGCTCGCGCAGCCGGTGCCGGAGGGCGAGCTGCCGGCGGTGCTCGATCAGGTGAAGCGCGAGACCGCGCTGATCCTCGGCAGCTTCTACAGCACGATGCTGCGCAACGAGATCTTCGATTTCGCACAGATCGGCGCGTTCGTCGAGCGGGCCGACAACACCGCGCGGATCCTCGACGTGAAGTACCACCTGCTGCTGCCGTCGGTCTCGCACGTCGGCACGATCCTCGACAACTACCAGTGGGAAACGATCCTGCGCTGCGTGGCCGCGCACCGCTCGTACCGCTGGGTCTACGACGTGCAGTACAAGCCGATGAACATCGCCGACTACCTGATCCTCAACGGCCGGATGCCGCGCTCGCTGCGGTATTGCTACGGCCGCGTCGTGTCGAGCCTCAACCTGCTCGCGAAGGACTACGGCGTCACGCACCCGTGTCACGACACCGCCACGAAGATCCTGCAAATGTTGTCCGACACGAGCGTCGAACGGATCTTCAAGAGCGGCCTGCACGAATTCCTGACCGACTTCATCGGCCGCAACAACAGCCTGGGGCTCGAAATCGCCCAGGCGTACAACTTCGACTGAGACTTGCCATGCGACTCGCCATCCGACACATCTCGCGTTATCAGTTCGACGATCAGGTCACCCACGTGCTGCAACGGCTGCGGCTGCGTCCGCAATCGGGGCCGGGCCAGACGGTGCGTGCGTGGCAGGTCACGATCGACGGCGTCGAGCCGACGCTCACCTATGCCGACGGGCTCGGCAACCGCACCGACCTCGTGCGGCACGACCGCGGCGCGAAGGCGGAGATCGTGATCGTCGCGGCGGGCGTCGTCGAGACTCAGGATCGCGCGGGCATCCTCGGCCACATCGAAGGCTATGCGCCGCCGTGGATCTTCGAGCGCGAGACCGCGCTCACGAAAGCGGGCGACACGGTGCGCGCGCTTGCCGACGCGCTGCCGATCGAGCAGCGCAGCCTCGACGCGCTGCACTGGCTGATGACCGAAGTGCACGGCCGCATCGCGTACGCGCCGCATGCGCCGGACACGCCGGTCGACGCGGAAACCGCGCTGCAAAGCGGCGCGGGCACGAGCCGCGATCACGCGCACGCGTTCATCGCGGCCGCGCGGGTGCTGAAGATTCCGGCCCGCTACATCTCCGGCTACGTGCTGGCCGACAGCGCGATGCAGCGCATCGCGGACGCGAAGCTGGGCGGCGGCGCGCAGGAAGAGGAGGCCGTCGCGCTGCAAAGCGGCGAACGGATGCAGCAGGCGCTCGGCACGTCGCACGCGTCGCAGTCGCAGGGCATGCCGCGGCCGGCGCTCGGCGCGCAGCAGCAGGCGGCCGCGCCGATGCAGCAGCCCGCCGGCCACGCGTGGGCCGAGGCGTATGTCGACGGGCTCGGCTGGGTCGGCTTCGATCCGTTCATGAACCGCTGCCCGGACGAGCGCTACGTGCGCATCGCGATCGGCCTCGACTCCCACGACGCGCAGCCGGTGACCGGGGCCGGCGCGACGCCGCTCGGCATCGAGATCAGCGTCGTGCAGTCGCCGGAACTGGTCTGACGCGCGCGTCAGCCGACGAACCCGTCGCGCCGCTTCGCCGCGCCCGATCCGGCGCGGCGCGACGGCCCGATCCAACCTGAGCCGAGCCGCTTCGCCATGCCCATTCACGTCGCGCTGCATCACACCACCCGTTACCGCTACGACCGGCTCGTCAATCTCGGCCCGCAGGTCGTGCGGCTGCGTCCCGCGCCGCATTGCCGCACGCCGATCGTCGCGTATTCGATGACGGTCCGGCCCGCGCAGCACTTCCTCAACTGGCAGCAGGATCCGTTTGCGAACTACCTGGCCCGGCTCGTGTTCCCGGAGCGCACGCGCGCGTTCGAGATCACGGTCGATCTCGTCGCCGAGATGTCGGTCTACAACCCGTTCGACTTCTTCCTCGAGAGCAGCGCCGAGCAGTA is part of the Burkholderia ubonensis subsp. mesacidophila genome and harbors:
- a CDS encoding circularly permuted type 2 ATP-grasp protein, with amino-acid sequence MKPFDEMLQSGDMVRTPYARLKQWLDTQNPASLAQKAHDAEGVFRKTGITFAVYGDAEAAERLIPFDIVPRIISGNEWNRLSLGIEQRVMALNAFLDDIYHRQEIVRAGIVPKHLIAHNEAFLPEMIDFRPPGNVYTHIIGVDIVRTGENQFYVLEDNARTPSGVSYMLENRETMMQLFPELFQQVKVRPVETYPQMLRQSLAAVCPPGGNADNPTIAVLTPGIHNSAYYEHSFLADQMGVHLVEGSDLQVIDDRVAMRTTEGFRPIDVLYRRVDDAFLDPLTFRPDSALGVAGIMDVYRAGNITIANAPGTGIADDKAIYSYMPEIVEFYTGRKALLENVPTWRCGEADSLKYVLEHLDELVVKEVHGSGGYGMLVGPCASKAEIEAFAAKLRARPANYIAQPTLALSTTPILTEAGLAPRHVDLRPFVLVSDRIRITPGGLTRVALKEGSLVVNSSQGGGTKDTWVLAD
- a CDS encoding alpha-E domain-containing protein encodes the protein MLLGRTASGLYWMYRYIERAENTARIVDAGLRMALTRTSDAPAEWSSVLVSSGADDGYREKYDAYAADTVTDYLLRDRDNPSSVLSCIEAARSNARMVRTALTREAWESVNGAWLSLRRVLAQPVPEGELPAVLDQVKRETALILGSFYSTMLRNEIFDFAQIGAFVERADNTARILDVKYHLLLPSVSHVGTILDNYQWETILRCVAAHRSYRWVYDVQYKPMNIADYLILNGRMPRSLRYCYGRVVSSLNLLAKDYGVTHPCHDTATKILQMLSDTSVERIFKSGLHEFLTDFIGRNNSLGLEIAQAYNFD
- a CDS encoding transglutaminase family protein → MRLAIRHISRYQFDDQVTHVLQRLRLRPQSGPGQTVRAWQVTIDGVEPTLTYADGLGNRTDLVRHDRGAKAEIVIVAAGVVETQDRAGILGHIEGYAPPWIFERETALTKAGDTVRALADALPIEQRSLDALHWLMTEVHGRIAYAPHAPDTPVDAETALQSGAGTSRDHAHAFIAAARVLKIPARYISGYVLADSAMQRIADAKLGGGAQEEEAVALQSGERMQQALGTSHASQSQGMPRPALGAQQQAAAPMQQPAGHAWAEAYVDGLGWVGFDPFMNRCPDERYVRIAIGLDSHDAQPVTGAGATPLGIEISVVQSPELV